From the Hyphomicrobiaceae bacterium genome, the window GTGGAGGCTTGCGGGAGAGACGGTTAATGGATAGTAAAAATGAAGCGGATGATTGAGGGCTAACCAGACATCCTCGTGTTGTGGGCGTGCGTAGTATCCAGGGCTTAAATCCAAGTGATTTGCCTGATGGATCCATCGTCAAAACTTGCAGGTCGGCGTTTTCTACTTGGCTCTACTCTTGGGCTTTGCGGAATTGTCTTCGATACTGCTTGTGGTTGTTTGCGGGGTCACTGAGCGAATGCCCTTGTTGGGCGGAGCTTGGTGTAGGAGGCGATGTTGGCGAGTTATGAGGTTGTCCACATCGACGACGTGACGGTCACTCAGGTGTGGGAGCACCTCAAGACCGATCCACGGGCTGTCATGGTGGATGTGCGTACTCAAGCAGAATGGGTCTTTGTTGGGCTGCCCGATTTGTCGGAGGCAGGCAAGCGCCTGCTGACCCAGGAGTGGCAGACGTTTCCCGATAATCGGGTAGACCCGGCATTCGCGGATAACCTCGCTGGCGTCTTGAAAGCCGCCGGCGTTGTCGAAGACGACGAGATATTTTTCATTTGCCGTTCTGGCGGCCGCAGCCGGATGGCGGCGCAGGCGCTTGCGGCAAAGGGTTTCCGGCGTTGCCGGAATGTGGCGGAAGGCTTCGAGGGGCCACTCGATTCCAAGCGTCACCGCGGACGGTTTGCCGGCTGGAAGGCTACCGGCTTGCCGTGGGTTCAGGGCTGAGGGACATCGCGAAGGAGGATCGAGGGGGGCACTGCTGAAGAAGGCAAGAGGGCCCGGCCATTGAGGCCGATGCTGCAGCGCTGTGCGCTTGGAGCAGAGTACGGAATTCAAGATTTAGCTAGTATAGCGGGGAAACTACAAATGCAGCCGATCAAGAAAACCATCGAGGCGGAAGCTTCGCAAGGCGC encodes:
- a CDS encoding rhodanese-like domain-containing protein; protein product: MLASYEVVHIDDVTVTQVWEHLKTDPRAVMVDVRTQAEWVFVGLPDLSEAGKRLLTQEWQTFPDNRVDPAFADNLAGVLKAAGVVEDDEIFFICRSGGRSRMAAQALAAKGFRRCRNVAEGFEGPLDSKRHRGRFAGWKATGLPWVQG